The following coding sequences are from one Capsicum annuum cultivar UCD-10X-F1 chromosome 3, UCD10Xv1.1, whole genome shotgun sequence window:
- the LOC107864338 gene encoding disease resistance protein RUN1, with the protein MDTQFIQGESSITKWNYDVFLSFRGEDTRKTFIGHFYTRLCQVGVDTFIDDEELRKGDVISTKLEKTIEVSRISVVVFSKNYASSSWCLDELVKILECRDKLKQIVLPVFYDVDPSQVRNQSGCFGEGFAMRKERSFGDERMEKWKAALTEAANLSGWDLQNVANGHESKFIESIIKQVLQVVNQTPLDVAWHPIGVDTRVEHIELLLQNECEDEVRMVGIYGVGGIGKTTLAKAIYNQTCHRFDSSCFLSNVRAEADAFNGLVKLQEQLLNQILKTKDVKVSSVAEGVNLIKTKLGSKKVLIILDDIDHMSQLESLTRERSWFGAGSLIVVTTRDEHLLCRLRENERYEAKLLNDNEALQLFSLHAFNGSFPPHEYVNLAKDIIKYSGGLPLALVTLGSHLQGRSTEEWRYEFKKLRAIPHRDIQKILQISFDGLDRDIQSVFLDIACAFHGFSKDEVCKTLNACGFSSESAIATLVQRQLLQRGHFLVMHDLVRDMGREIVSMESPRDPGKRSRLFNPQEVRDVLQGNKGSENVEVLVVERGAFKGMNLSTKAFQKMINLRVLNIDDLNISGDFELLSKELRWLSWEECPLKCIPSNFPFEKLVVLNMRESNIQEFSSNFQHCRNLKDLNLANCKHLGRTPNFNGSLSLETLCLTGCSNLKEIHPSIGNLNRLTGLFMMDCKKISNLPSSICKLKSLQYLNIRSCSSLLTLPVDIGDMQSLRHLLACDTGIKQLPRSLEMIRDLSILELGTRNVENKRSFSGRIVQIQSLSSSVSHLSLTYCNLSEADIPGDVWSLSSLQHLDLSGNSFRCLHFDFSKLRSLTSLFLNNCENLHTLSSLSNKNLCKLEIANCEKLVDITGFDNLPLQGQIDMRYCTSLQNPFNEGFFSAAALSFLPEKLEIYLQSTEIPDWCSNQVTASSICFTMPTVHDKKYQFLGMILWCVHKFVIEWDTLSYQRGLKFFIVGKKYSIYDWRYDFRIPDGYAEQSCVLYTSCIQEPFHGQIMEGGEKIQIVEFGGAIVKNIGIHLLYLDQHGNVTSLPAQIDHSHAQMTNKNQENKQNLSGKEPQKSFKQSLSRKEPKMSFRPRISLKKIIACFFVVFVFVFSFFFVKGNYNVENRTLTIKVVFR; encoded by the exons ATGGATACTCAATTTATTCAAGGTGAATCATCTATAACCAAATGGAACTACGATGTCTTTTTGAGTTTCAGAGGTGAAGACACGCGAAAGACCTTCATCGGTCATTTTTacacccgattatgccaagtgggAGTTGATACATTCATCGATGATGAAGAGTTGAGAAAAGGCGATGTCATTTCAACCAAACTTGAGAAAACAATTGAAGTGTCTAGAATTTCTGTTGTTGTTTTCTCGAAAAATTATGCATCGTCTAGTTGGTGTCTTGATGAACTTGTCAAAATCCTCGAATGCAGAGACAAGTTAAAGCAGATAGTTTTGCCTGTTTTCTATGATGTTGATCCTTCTCAAGTGCGAAACCAAAGTGGATGTTTCGGTGAAGGTTTTGCTATGCGCAAGGAACGATCATTTGGAGATGAAAGAATGGAGAAGTGGAAAGCTGCATTGACTGAAGCTGCAAATTTATCTGGATGGGATTTGCAAAATGTTGCTAACGG GCATgaatcaaaatttattgaaagtATTATAAAACAAGTTCTCCAAGTGGTCAACCAGACACCGCTAGATGTTGCTTGGCACCCAATTGGTGTAGATACTCGTGTCGAACATATAGAGTTGTTACTGCAAAATGAATGTGAAGATGAAGTTCGAATGGTTGGTATATACGGCGTTGGTGGAATTGGAAAAACTACTCTTGCAAAAGCTATCTACAACCAAACATGTCATCGCTTTGATAGTAGTTGTTTCCTTTCAAATGTTAGAGCAGAAGCTGATGCATTTAATGGTCTAGTCAAGTTACAAGAACAACTACTAaatcaaattctcaaaactaagGACGTCAAAGTTAGCAGTGTTGCTGAAGGTGTCAATCTAATCAAAACAAAACTTGGGTCGAAGAAGGTTCTAATTATTCTTGATGACATCGACCATATGAGCCAATTAGAATCCTTAACGAGAGAAAGAAGTTGGTTTGGCGCTGGTAGTTTAATAGTAGTTACAACTCGAGATGAGCACTTGCTATGTCGGCTTAGAGAAAATGAGAGATATGAAGCCAAGCTATTAAATGACAATGAAGCTTTGCAACTTTTTAGTCTCCATGCTTTTAATGGTTCTTTTCCACCACATGAGTATGTTAATTTGGCAAAAGATATAATCAAGTATTCAGGTGGGCTACCATTAGCTCTTGTGACGTTGGGGTCACACTTGCAAGGGAGATCCACAGAAGAATGGAGATACGAGTTCAAAAAATTAAGAGCGATTCCTCATCGTGATATTCAAAAGATTCTCCAGATAAGCTTTGATGGACTTGATCGTGATATTCAGAGTGTTTTCCTTGATATCGCGTGCGCCTTTCATGGATTTTCTAAGGATGAAGTTTGCAAAACGTTAAATGCATGTGGTTTTAGTTCTGAAAGTGCTATTGCAACTTTAGTTCAAAGACAGTTGCTCCAAAGGGGTCATTTTTTGGTGATGCATGATCTAGTGCGGGATATGGGAAGAGAAATCGTTTCCATGGAATCACCTCGAGACCCTGGAAAACGAAGTAGATTGTTCAACCCTCAAGAAGTCCGTGATGTTCTACAAGGAAATAAA GGTTCAGAAAATGTGGAAGTGCTGGTGGTAGAACGAGGAGCATTCAAGGGTATGAACTTGAGCACCAAAGCATTTCAGAAAATGATAAATCTCAGGGTGCTTAATATCGATGACTTAAATATTAGTGGAGATTTTGAGCTGTTGTCCAAGGAGCTCCGATGGTTGTCATGGGAAGAATGTCCTTTAAAATGTATACCATCAAATTTTCCGTTCGAGAAACTTGTTGTTCTGAATATGCGAGAGAGTAATATCCAAGAATTTAGTTCGAATTTTCAG CACTGTAGAAATCTGAAGGATTTGAATCTCGCTAATTGCAAGCACCTCGGAAGAACTCCAAACTTCAATGGTTCACTAAGTCTCGAGACTTTGTGCCTCACTGGTTGCTCAAATCTGAAGGAGATCCATCCATCGATAGGAAACTTGAACAGACTAACCGGTTTGTTTATGATGGATTGCAAAAAGATTTCAAATCTTCCGAGCAGCATATGCAAGCTAAAATCCCTTCAATACTTGAACATAAGAAGTTGTTCATCTTTGCTAACACTGCCAGTTGACATCGGAGACATGCAAAGTTTAAGACATCTTCTTGCATGTGATACGGGTATAAAACAATTGCCTAGATCTCTTGAAATGATAAGAGATTTGTCGATATTGGAATTGGGAACCAGAAATGTAGAGAATAAAAGGAGTTTTTCTGGAAGAATAGTCCAGATACAATCCTTGTCGAGTTCTGTTAGTCACTTAAGCCTAACATACTGCAATTTGTCCGAGGCTGATATTCCTGGAGATGTTTGGAGTTTATCCTCCTTGCAGCATTTAGACTTGAGTGGCAATAGTTTCCGCTGTCTACACTTTGATTTTTCTAAGTTGCGATCTTTGACGTCATTGTTTTTGAATAATTGTGAGAATCTTCACACACTCTCATCACTATCAAATAAAAATCTTTGCAAATTGGAAATTGCAAATTGCGAGAAGTTGGTAGACATTACAGGGTTCGACAACCTCCCTTTACAAGGGCAGATCGACATGCGTTACTGTACTTCTCTGCAGAATCCATTCAATGAAGGCTTCTTTAGTGCCGCTGCTCTATCATTCCTTCCG GAAAAGCTAGAAATTTATCTCCAAAGCACCGAGATCCCCGATTGGTGCAGCAATCAAGTGACAGCTTCATCTATCTGCTTCACTATGCCCACAGTACATGATAAGAAGTATCAGTTTTTAGGAATGATTCTCTGGTGTGTTCACAAGTTTGTTATCGAATGGGATACCCTAAGTTACCAGCGTGGCTTGAAATTTTTCATTGTCGGAAAAAAGTATTCAATATATGATTGGCGCTATGATTTTAGAATACCCGATGGATATGCAGAACAATCATGCGTACTTTACACATCTTGCATACAAGAACCTTTTCATGGCCAGATTATGGAAGGCGGAGAAAAGATTCAAATCGTAGAGTTTGGTGGAGCAATAGTAAAGAATATAGGGATTCATTTGTTATATTTAGATCAACATGGTAACGTTACATCTTTGCCGGCACAGATCGATCATTCTCATGCTCAGATGACGAACAAAAACCAGGAGAACAAACAGAATCTCAGTGGAAAAGAACCACAAAAGAGTTTCAAACAGAGTCTCAGtagaaaagaaccaaaaatgAGTTTCAGACCGAGGATATCCTTGAAGAAAATCATCgcttgtttttttgttgtttttgtttttgtttttagttttttcttcgTAAAAGGAAATTACAATGTGGAAAATCGAACCCTCACCATAAAGGTAGTGTTCAGGTAG
- the LOC124897310 gene encoding secreted RxLR effector protein 161-like, with the protein MNDIPYASIAGSLMYAQIYTRPDISFAVGMLGRYQSNPRMDHWKAAKKVLRYLQGTKDHMLTYRRFDHLDVVGYSDSNYVGCVDTRKFTFGYLFLLAGGAISWKSAKQSVIAASTMEVEFVACFEATVQVNWLRNFISGLGLVDNIARPLKIYCDNTAAFSSLRTISIQKVLSIWN; encoded by the coding sequence ATGAATGAtattccttatgcatcaatagctgggagtcttatgtatgcccaAATATATACAAGACCAGACATCAGTTTTGCTGTTGGAATGCTGGGTCGATATCAAAGTAATCCTAGAATGGATCACTGGAAGGCTGCAAAGAAAGTATTACGATACTTACAAGGAACGAAAGATCATatgctcacttatagaagatTTGATCATCTAGATGTTGTTGGATATTCAGATTCAAATTATGTTGGTTGTGTGGATACAAGAAAATTcacatttggatatttgtttctaTTAGCTGGAGGAGCAATATCATGGAAGAGTGCGAAGCAGTCTGTTATAGCTGCATCCACTATGGAAGTTGAGTTTGTGGCATGCTTTGAGGCCACAGTCCAAGTTAATTGGCTGCGGAATTTTATTTCAGGACTTGGACTAGTCGACAATATAGCCAGGCCgctgaaaatttattgtgataataccGCCGCATTTTCTTCTCTAAGAACGATAAGTATTCAAAAGGTGCTaagcatatggaattga